One part of the Eucalyptus grandis isolate ANBG69807.140 chromosome 10, ASM1654582v1, whole genome shotgun sequence genome encodes these proteins:
- the LOC104421529 gene encoding LOW QUALITY PROTEIN: xanthine dehydrogenase 1 (The sequence of the model RefSeq protein was modified relative to this genomic sequence to represent the inferred CDS: inserted 1 base in 1 codon) — protein sequence MGSLKSEEELERIDDEAAASKEAILYVNGSRKVLPDGLAHLTLLEYLRGIGLTGTKLGCGEGGCGACTVMVSHYNKSLKKCRHYAVNACLAPLYSVEGMHVITVEGIGNRMHGLHPVQESLARAHGSQCGFCTPGFIMSMYALLRSSQSPPPEEQIDECLSGNLCRCTGYRPILDAFRVFAKTENSLYGPQPSSSSVEESNVVCPSTGKPCSCRSGSLVDSEPTRESICCGEKYKAISYDEVDGSLYAEKELIFPPELLLRKISYLSLSGFNGLKWYRPSRLKQVLELKSRYPDAKLLVGNTEVGIEMRLKRMHYPVLISTMHVPELNVLNVKDDGVEIGAAVRLSDLLTVFRKVVTERAYHETSTCKAFIEQLKWFAGTQIKNVASVGGNICTASPISDLNPLWMASRAKFRVIDGKGNLRIVSAENFFLGYRKVDLASGEILLSVFLPWSRSLEYVKEFKQAHRRDDDIAIVNAGMRVFLEKKDDNLVVADASIVYGGVAPLSIAARQTKEYLIGRTWNQELLQGALEVLRSDILIKENAPGGMVEFRRSLILSFXFKFFLWVSHEMDGMRSIKEEIPLSHISAIKPFERPSVIGCQDYEIVKRGTAVGSPEVHLSARLQVTGEAEYADDIALPPNGLNAALVLSRKPHARIISVDDSQAKSSPGFAGIFLAKDVPRKNKIGPVIYDEELFASEFVSCVGQVIGVVVADTQENAKLAARKVHVEYEELPAILSIEDAIKAKSFHPNTERFLGKGDVDLCFQSGECYKVIQGEVQVGGQEHFYLEPQSTVIWTVDGGNEVHMVSSTQAPQKHQKYVSEVLGLPMSKVVCRTKRLGGGFGGKETRSAFLAAAASVPSYLLNRPVKITLDRDVDMMITGQRHSFLGKYKVGFTKEGKVLALDLEIYNNAGNSLDLSPAILERAMFHSDNVYEIPNIRINGRVCFTNFPSNTAFRGFGGPQGLLIAENWIQRIAVELKKSPEEIKEMNFQGEGSVLHYGQQLQHCTLGPLWNAQKESCNFLNARKETDQFNLQNRWKKRGVAMVPTKFGISFTTKLLNQAGALVQVYTDGTVLVTHGGVEMGQGLHTKVAQVAASSFNIPLTSVFISETSTDKVPNASPTAASASSDMYGAAVLDACEQIKARMEPIASQKNFSSFAELASACYVERIDLSAHGFHIVPEIGFDWKTGKGNPFRYHTYGAAYAEVEIDTLTGDFHTRDANVFLDLGYSINPAIDVGQIEGAFVQGLGWVALEELKWGDGAHKWIPPGCLYTCGPGTYKIPSVNDVPLKFSVSLLKGHPNVKAIHSSKAVGEPPFFLASSVFFAIKDAIIAARADAGFTDWFPLDNPATPERIRMACLDELTAPFVGSDFRPKLSV from the exons GAATCACTTGCGCGTGCTCATGGTTCACAGTGTGGATTTTGCACGCCTGGTTTTATCATGTCGATGTATGCTCTGCTGAGATCAAGTCAAAGCCCACCCCCTGAGGAACAGATTGACGAATGCCTTTCGGGAAATTTGTGTCGATGTACAGGTTACAGACCGATTCTTGATGCTTTTCGTGTTTTCGCTAAAACAGAAAATAGCTTATATGGTCCTCAGCCATCTTCATCATCTGTTGAAGAAAGCAATGTTGTCTGCCCTTCAACTGGTAAACCTTGTTCGTGCCGATCAGGAAGTCTAGTTGATTCAGAAccaaccagagaatctatatGTTGTGGAGAAAAATATAAAGCAATCTCCTACGATGAGGTTGACGGTAGCCTGTATGCAGAAAAGGAGCTTATATTTCCCCCTGAGTTGTTATTGAGGAAGATATCTTATTTGAGTTTGAGCGGCTTCAATGGTCTCAAGTGGTACAGACCCTCGCGACTTAAGCAGGTATTGGAATTAAAATCAAGATATCCAGATGCCAAATTGCTAGTTGGCAATACTGAGGTTGGAATCGAGATGAGGCTCAAGAGAATGCATTATCCAGTTTTGATATCTACTATGCATGTTCCTGAATTAAATGTGTTGAATGTGAAGGATGATGGAGTGGAGATTGGTGCTGCAGTAAGATTGTCCGATCTTTTGACTGTTTTCAGAAAGGTTGTGACAGAGCGAGCTTATCACGAAACCTCGACATGTAAAGCTTTCATTGAACAGCTCAAATGGTTTGCTGGGACACAGATAAAGAATGTTGCTTCAGTTGGTGGAAACATATGTACTGCTAGTCCAATATCAGACTTGAACCCTCTATGGATGGCTTCTAGAGCAAAATTTCGAGTTATTGATGGCAAAGGAAACCTTAGAATCGTTTCAGCTGAGAATTTCTTTCTAGGTTATCGGAAGGTGGACCTCGCAAGTGGAGAGATTCTGCTCTCAGTGTTTTTGCCATGGAGCAGAAGTTTGGAGTATGTAAAAGAGTTTAAACAAGCTCACAGGAGGGATGACGATATTGCCATTGTAAATGCTGGAATGCGTgtttttcttgagaaaaaagATGACAATCTGGTTGTTGCAGATGCCTCGATTGTTTATGGTGGAGTGGCTCCTTTATCTATTGCTGCAAGGCAAACAAAAGAGTACTTGATTGGAAGGACTTGGAATCAGGAGCTTTTGCAAGGAGCTTTGGAAGTTTTGAGGAGTGACATACTTATCAAGGAAAATGCTCCAGGTGGGATGGTTGAGTTTCGAAGGTCTCTAATACTcagtt tttttaagtttttccTCTGGGTTTCTCATGAGATGGATGGGATGAGATCCATCAAGGAAGAGATACCATTGTCACATATATCTGCCATAAAACCATTCGAAAGACCATCTGTCATTGGATGTCAGGATTACGAAATTGTAAAGCGTGGGACTGCCGTGGGATCTCCTGAGGTCCACCTTTCTGCAAGGCTTCAG GTTACAGGTGAGGCAGAATATGCTGATGACATAGCCTTGCCACCTAATGGTCTGAACGCTGCATTAGTGTTAAGCAGAAAACCTCATGCGCGTATAATTTCGGTGGATGATTCACAGGCGAAATCTTCTCCTGGATTTGCTGGcatttttcttgcaaaagacGTCCCACGAAAAAATAAGATTGGGCCTGTTATTTATGATGAGGAGCTATTTGCTTCAGAATTTGTCTCCTGTGTTGGCCAG GTTATTGGGGTAGTTGTTGCTGATACTCAAGAGAATGCGAAACTAGCGGCGAGAAAGGTTCATGTTGAGTATGAAGAACTTCCAGCTATCTTATCAATAGAAGATGCCATCAAAGCTAAAAGTTTTCATCCCAACACAGAGAGGTTTCTGGGAAAAGGTGATGTGGATCTCTGCTTTCAATCAGGTGAATGTTACAAAGTCATACAGGGGGAGGTTCAAGTGGGAGGTCAGGAACATTTTTACTTGGAACCACAGAGCACAGTGATATGGACAGTGGATGGTGGAAATGAAGTCCATATGGTTTCTTCCACTCAA GCCCCTCAGAAGCACCAGAAGTACGTTTCTGAAGTGCTTGGTCTGCCAATGTCAAAAGTCGTCTGTAGAACCAAGAGACTTGGTGGTGGATTTGGAGGAAAAGAAACGAGGTCAGCATTCCTTGCTGCTGCAGCTTCTGTCCCATCATATCTCTTGAATAGACCAGTAAAAATTACATTAGATAGAGACGTGGACATGATGATAACCGGGCAGCGCCATAGTTTTCTCGGAAAGTATAAG GTAGGATTTACGAAGGAGGGAAAGGTGCTGGCACTGGATCTCGAAATTTATAATAATGCTGGGAATTCTCTTGATTTGTCTCCTGCTATCCTAGAGCGTGCCATGTTTCATTCTGATAATGTGTATGAGATACCAAATATAAGGATTAATGGAAGGGTATGCTTCACTAATTTCCCTAGTAACACAGCATTTCGAGGTTTTGGGGGTCCACAGGGTTTGCTTATAGCTGAAAACTGGATCCAGAGGATAGCTGTAGAGCTTAAGAAGAGCCCAGAAGAGATAAAg GAGATGAACTTTCAAGGTGAAGGGTCGGTACTGCACTATGGACAACAACTTCAGCACTGTACACTGGGTCCGCTCTGGAATGCACAGAAAGAGTCTTGCAACTTTTTGAATGCTCGCAAAGAAACTGACCAATTCAATCTTCAAAATCGATGGAAGAAGCGTGGAGTTGCCATGGTTCCAACAAAATTTGGCATTTCCTTCACAACAAAACTTTTGAATCAG GCAGGTGCTCTCGTTCAAGTTTATACAGATGGGACTGTTTTAGTTACACATGGAGGTGTGGAGATGGGTCAAGGTTTGCATACAAAAGTTGCCCAAGTTGCCGCTTCTTCCTTCAACATCCCTCTCACTTCCGTGTTCATATCAGAAACCAGTACTGACAAG GTTCCCAATGCATCACCAACAGCTGCGTCTGCAAGTTCTGATATGTATGGAGCTGCAGTTTTGGATGCTTGTGAGCAGATAAAGGCACGCATGGAGCCAATTGCTTCACAGAAGAATTTTAGTTCTTTTGCTGAG CTAGCTAGTGCATGCTATGTGGAGAGGATAGATCTTTCTGCTCATGGATTTCACATCGTACCTGAGATAGGATTTGACTGGAAGACTGGCAAGGGAAATCCTTTCCGTTACCACACTTACGGTGCTGCATATGCTGAGGTAGAAATTGACACTTTGACTGGAGATTTTCACACGAGAGATGCAAATGTCTTCTTAGATCTCGGATATTCTATCAACCCAGCTATTGATGTTGGACAG ATTGAAGGAGCATTTGTACAAGGTCTGGGTTGGGTAGCGCTAGAAGAACTAAAGTGGGGCGATGGCGCTCATAAGTGGATTCCACCCGGATGCTTATACACGTGTGGACCTGGAACCTATAAGATTCCTTCTGTAAATGACGTACCTCTGAAATTCAGCGTCTCGCTTCTGAag GGCCATCCCAACGTAAAGGCCATCCATTCATCCAAAGCCGTCGGCGAGCCTCCATTTTTCCTAGCGTCATCTGTCTTCTTCGCCATCAAAGATGCCATCATTGCTGCGAGAGCCGATGCAGGGTTCACGGACTGGTTTCCTCTCGACAACCCGGCAACGCCCGAACGTATCCGGATGGCGTGCTTGGACGAATTGACGGCGCCATTCGTTGGCTCTGATTTCCGTCCCAAGCTCAGCGTCTGA
- the LOC104421531 gene encoding E3 ubiquitin-protein ligase BIG BROTHER isoform X1 — MSWNMDVQYVNTGYPYNTSESFMEYFEGLTYEHVNFIFSGASHAQESIYPPVNTNYYKMGSSEYGNNYTYYDYGHSYEADGQGQAYHEIRRPMVSPSMTNEQTPAVSSGWEGNANSGSRDRSAACPRRHHNSQDYQVVWQDNIDPDNMTYEELLELGETVGTQSRGLSQEQISLLPISKYKRGFFSRRRSRDERCVICQMEYKRGDRRMTLPCNHMYHAGCGAKWLSINKACPICYTEVFVDASKRVKSNH; from the exons ATGAGTTGGAACATGGATGTTCAATATGTTAACACTGGCTATCCGTACAATACATCCGAAAGTTTTATGGAATATTTCGAGGGTCTTACATATGAACACgtgaatttcatattttctggTGCTTCTCATGCTCAG GAGAGCATATATCCACCAGTGAATACAAACTACTACAAAATGGGTTCATCAGAATATGGTAATAATTACACATATTACGATTATGGTCATTCGTATGAAGCGGATGGTCAAGGACAAGCCTATCATGAGATTAGAAGACCTATGGTTAGCCCTTCAATGACTAATGAGCAGACTCCTGCAGTAAGCAGTGGATGGGAGGGGAATGCAAATAGTGGATCTCGTGACCGCTCTGCAGCAT GTCCACGAAGGCATCACAATTCACAGGATTATCAG GTTGTTTGGCAAGACAACATAGATCCTGACAACATGACTTACGAG GAGTTACTTGAGTTAGGTGAAACTGTTGGAACTCAGAGTCGAGGTCTTTCGCAAGAACAAATAAGTCTGCTTCCAATTTCCAAATACAAGCGTGGTTTTTTTTCCAGGAGAAGATCGCGAGATGAGAG ATGTGTGATTTGCCAGATGGAGTATAAACGAGGAGACCGGCGTATGACCCTTCCTTGCAATCATATGTACCATGCTGGCTGCGGTGCCAAATGGCTCAGTATCAACAAG GCTTGCCCTATTTGTTACACCGAGGTGTTCGTGGATGCATCCAAAAGAGTAAAAAGTAATCATTAA
- the LOC104423490 gene encoding pentatricopeptide repeat-containing protein At2g22410, mitochondrial encodes MIPLHALAGRSLLRRRLRTPPASPLPVAALHTRSLRPHRDKPASWNTTHASVLADPLLSLLERCRSLSQLMQVQAQMVATGLASDGLALSRLVAFCALSESRDLGYCARILCGAADPNAFSWNVAIRGFAESDRPGGALALYRRMLRNGGSRPDNYTYPLLLKICAADSSMKRAGRGVLGHVVKLGFEGDLFVCNAVIHMVVSWGEVGRAREVFDGSPVRDLVTWNSLINGYVRSGLADHALRMYREMEAEGVTPDEVTMIGMVCSCAQLEDLKLGREFHQLIERNGLNLTVPLANALMDMYIKCGDLEQAQEIFDNMKVRTFVTWTTMVVGYARFGFLDTAREIFDGMPQKDVVPWNALIGGYVQAYRSKEALALFHEMQSSNTRPDEVTMVNCLSACSQLGALEVGIWIHHYIEKHKLSLNVALGTALIDMYAKCGDIPRALRVFLEMPVKNSLTWTALICGLAHHGYALDAITFFREMIGNGLKPDEVTFLGLLSACCHGGLVEAGRNFFSQMTSEFNLFPRLKHYSCMVDLLGRAGLLEEAMELIESMPMEADAAVWGPLFFACRVHRNVLLGQKVALELLKLDPHDSGTYVLLANMYREANMWEEARKVRKMMTKRGVEKTPGCSSIEVNGVVHEFIVRDKSHPQSEWIYQCLVILTRQLHLVENMVDISNLGDHSL; translated from the coding sequence ATGATCCCCCTCCACGCGCTCGCCGGCCGatccctcctccgccgccggctCCGGACCCCTCCGGCGAGCCCTCTCCCGGTCGCCGCGCTCCACACGCGGTCGCTCCGTCCTCACCGGGACAAGCCCGCGAGCTGGAACACCACCCACGCCTCCGTCCTCGCGGACCCGCTCCTCTCCCTGCTGGAGCGGTGCCGCTCCCTGTCCCAGCTCATGCAGGTCCAGGCCCAGATGGTCGCCACCGGCCTGGCCTCCGACGGGCTCGCCCTCAGCCGCCTCGTCGCCTTCTGCGCCCTCTCCGAGTCCCGGGACCTCGGGTACTGCGCCAGGATCCTGTGCGGCGCCGCCGACCCGAACGCGTTCTCGTGGAACGTGGCCATCCGGGGCTTCGCGGAGAGCGACAGGCCCGGTGGGGCGCTCGCCCTGTACCGGCGGATGCTGAGGAACGGCGGGTCGAGGCCGGATAATTACACTTATCCCCTGCTGCTGAAGATATGCGCTGCTGATTCGTCGATGAAGCGTGCGGGCCGCGGGGTTCTTGGGCACGTGGTGAAGTTGGGATTCGAGGGTGATTTGTTCGTGTGCAATGCGGTGATCCATATGGTCGTTTCGTGGGGCGAGGTGGGGAGGGCACGTGAGGTGTTCGACGGAAGTCCTGTGAGGGACTTGGTTACGTGGAACTCCTTGATTAATGGGTATGTGAGGAGTGGACTTGCGGATCATGCTCTGAGAATGTATCGTGAGATGGAGGCAGAGGGTGTTACGCCAGACGAGGTCACGATGATTGGCATGGTCTGTTCGTGTGCCCAATTGGAGGATTTGAAACTAGGGAGAGAATTCCACCAATTGATTGAGAGGAACGGGTTGAATTTGACTGTGCCTCTCGCCAATGCTCTTATGGACATGTATATTAAGTGTGGGGATCTTGAGCAAGCGCAGGAAATTTTTGATAACATGAAGGTGAGAACTTTTGTTACATGGACTACAATGGTCGTTGGATATGCAAGATTTGGGTTTCTAGACACTGCTCGTGAGATTTTTGATGGCATGCCTCAAAAGGATGTTGTTCCGTGGAATGCATTGATAGGTGGCTATGTTCAAGCTTACCGTAGCAAGGAGGCTCTGGCCTTGTTCCATGAAATGCAATCCAGCAACACAAGACCAGACGAAGTTACCATGGTTAATTGCTTATCGGCTTGCTCACAACTAGGGGCTCTTGAAGTTGGGATATGGATTCATCACTACATTGAGAAACACAAGCTTTCTCTCAATGTTGCCTTGGGAACTGCTCTTATTGACATGTATGCCAAGTGCGGAGATATTCCTAGAGCTCTCCGTGTTTTCTTGGAAATGCCGGTGAAAAATTCCTTAACCTGGACGGCATTAATATGCGGTTTAGCTCATCATGGGTATGCACTGGATGCAATAACTTTCTTCAGGGAAATGATTGGTAATGGACTGAAGCCGGATGAGGTCACATTTCTCGGGTTACTATCAGCTTGTTGTCATGGGGGTTTGGTTGAAGCTGGGCGTAATTTCTTCTCTCAAATGACTTCTGAATTTAACCTGTTTCCTAGGCTTAAGCATTATTCTTGTATGGTAGACCTTCTTGGAAGGGCTGGTTTACTGGAAGAGGCGATGGAGCTTATTGAGAGCATGCCAATGGAGGCAGATGCTGCAGTTTGGGGCCCACTGTTTTTTGCTTGTCGAGTTCACAGGAATGTCCTGCTGGGACAAAAAGTGGCTTTAGAACTTCTAAAGTTGGATCCTCATGACAGTGGTACTTATGTTCTACTGGCGAATATGTACAGAGAAGCAAACATGTGGGAAGAGGCTAGGAAGGTGAGGAAGATGATGACAAAGAGAGGAGTAGAGAAGACTCCGGGATGTAGCTCAATTGAGGTTAATGGAGTTGTTCATGAGTTTATTGTTAGGGATAAATCACACCCTCAATCGGAATGGATTTATCAATGCCTTGTCATATTGACAAGACAGCTGCATCTTGTTGAGAATATGGTTGATATTTCTAATTTGGGTGACCATTCTCTTTGA
- the LOC104421532 gene encoding uncharacterized protein LOC104421532 has translation MDSSGLGGGFLSVSSGGLLDLESSMHRHQPTHLSHSSMSHRQPMNLMTGLESGSQHVGLIEVGGMTARGTPTNFSKGKAAVGASNAGNISEEDEPSFDDGTGDSSGKSKKGSPWHRMKWTDEVVRLLIAVVACVGDDGIPEEGFRRKSGILQKKGKWKTVSKIMISRGCHVSPQQCEDKFNDLNKRYKRLNDILGRGTSCKVVENPSLMDSMPHLSAKAKEDVRKILSSRHLFYKEMCAYHNGQKIPNCQDFDLQAYSLHLEKGSKDDNASDEEAEDNEDDEDEDDDDGLDDEDDIGVGGCRGRVCDPNKRKMVEEDGPSWPQCSRHEGLQFEMADIFQDPSKTPWERKEWIKRQMLQLQEQRANIQAQSFELEKQRFKWLRYCSKKNRELERLRLENERMKLENERGFLELKHRDLEINSRRSETSFDPTSHGIDRIQGRDHIDLSRHQ, from the coding sequence ATGGACAGTTCGGGTTTGGGAGGCGGGTTTTTGTCGGTGTCGAGCGGGGGATTGTTAGACCTGGAGTCCTCGATGCACAGGCACCAGCCGACCCACCTGTCTCATTCTTCCATGAGCCATCGGCAGCCGATGAATCTCATGACTGGTCTTGAAAGCGGCAGCCAACACGTGGGGCTGATAGAAGTTGGGGGCATGACGGCGCGAGGCACACCGACGAATTTCAGCAAAGGGAAGGCTGCGGTTGGTGCGTCGAATGCTGGCAACATTAGCGAGGAGGATGAACCTAGTTTTGATGATGGGACTGGGGATAGTTCGGGAAAGAGTAAGAAGGGTTCTCCTTGGCACCGGATGAAGTGGACCGATGAGGTGGTTAGGCTTCTCATAGCAGTGGTTGCTTGCGTGGGCGATGATGGGATTCCCGAGGAGGGATTTAGGAGGAAATCTGGGATACTCCAGAAGAAGGGCAAGTGGAAAACTGTTTCAAAGATTATGATCAGTAGAGGCTGTCATGTCTCGCCGCAGCAGTGTGAGGATAAGTTCAATGACTTGAACAAGAGGTACAAGAGACTAAATGATATCCTTGGGAGAGGAACTAGTTGTAAGGTGGTGGAGAACCCTTCACTTATGGATTCCATGCCACATCTATCTGCAAAGGCAAAGGAAGATGTGAGGAAGATATTGAGCTCGAGGCATTTATTTTACAAAGAGATGTGTGCCTATCATAATGGCCAAAAGATTCCTAACTGCCAAGATTTTGATTTACAAGCATATTCATTGCATCTTGAGAAGGGATCAAAGGATGATAATGCATCTGATGAGGAAGCTGAAGAcaatgaggatgatgaagacgaagacgacgATGATGGATtggatgatgaggatgacattGGTGTTGGCGGATGCCGAGGAAGAGTGTGTGATCCTAATAAGAGGAAAATGGTTGAGGAGGATGGCCCATCATGGCCGCAGTGTAGTAGGCATGAGGGTTTGCAATTTGAGATGGCAGATATATTTCAGGACCCATCAAAGACACCATGGGAGCGAAAAGAGTGGATCAAGAGACAGATGTTGCAACTTCAGGAACAGAGAGCAAACATTCAGGCTCAATCCTTTGAGCTCGAGAAACAGCGTTTCAAGTGGCTAAGATACTGCAGCAAGAAAAACAGGGAGCTGGAGCGGTTGAGGCTGGAAAATGAGAGGATGAAACTAGAAAATGAGCGGGGGTTTTTGGAGTTGAAGCATAGGGATTTGGAAATCAATTCCAGGAGGTCGGAAACATCTTTTGACCCCACTTCTCATGGCATTGACAGAATTCAAGGGAGAGATCACATAGATTTAAGTAGGCATCAATAG